One Marinobacter sp. es.048 genomic window, AGTCCAGCTCCTGGGAGTAAGCGGAGAAGCCGGCAATAATCATTTTTGGCTTATGCTCAAGAGCCAGCGATTCGATTTCATCGTAGTCGAGAAGGCCGGTGTCGGTGTTAATACCGTACTGCACGGCGTTGTAGATCTTGCCGGAGAAGTTGACACTGGCGCCGTGAGTGAGGTGCCCACCATGGGCGAGGCTCATGCCCAGAACGGTGTCACCGGGCTTGAGCAGAGCCATGAAGACAGCGGAGTTGGCCTGGGAGCCGGAATGCGGCTGGACGTTGGCATAGGCAGCACCAAACAGCTCTTTGGCACGCTCAATCGCCAGATCTTCGGCAATATCCACGAACTCGCAGCCGCCATAGTAGCGCTTGCCCGGATAGCCTTCCGCGTACTTGTTGGTCAGCACGCTGCCCTGGGCTTCCATCACCCGGGGGCTGGTGTAGTTCTCGGACGCGATCAGCTCGATATGAGCTTCCTGGCGCTTCTCTTCCGCCTGCATGGCGTTCCAGAGTTCGTCGTCAAAGCCGGCGATTTTCATTTCACGATTAAACATGGATGCGCTGCCCCTGTGTGCTTGGCTGGCCCGGAGAGCTTTGGCGATCTCCGCAGGCTCCCTGAAAAATTGGGCCGCTATTCTATCTTACAAACAGGTGAAAAATCACCCTTTATACCGTCCGCAGATACCGGCATGCGGCCAACTCCGGTTTCTGCTCAATTGCTATCACTGGTAGGTTTCGATACCTTACCCGATTACTGTTCTCAGGTACCGGCCCCCGTGGTGTCGGCCTCCGGGATGGGCGGTCCGGGATACGCTGTGAATACGTCCCTGTAAGCTCGACAAAATCATCCCTGATTTTGACGATCCCGGACCGCCCACCCCGGAGGCCTTGATCAGGCACCTGACGTGTATTCATTTCTCAAGCGACTGTTTGATAAAAGGATTCTGCCAAAATGGCCCAATACGTTTACACCATGAACCGCGTGGGCAAGGTGGTCCCGCCCAAGCGCGAGATTCTGAAGGACATTTCACTGAGCTTCTTCCCTGGCGCCAAAATCGGCGTTCTGGGTCTCAACGGCGCCGGTAAATCCACCCTGCTCCGCATTATGGCGGGCGTGGATCAGGATTACATCGGTGAAGCCCGCCCGCAGCCCGGCATCAACGTGGGTTATCTGCCCCAGGAGCCGGAGCTGGACGAAGAGAAAACCGTCAAGGAAATCGTCGATGAGGCGGTTTCCGGTGTGCATGACGCCCTGGCAGAACTGGACCAGGTGTACGCAGCCTACGCCGAACCGGATGCGGATTTTGATGCCCTGGCCAAGAAGCAGGGCGAACTCGAAGCCTACATCCAGGCCACCGACGGCCATGATATTGAACGCAAGATGGAAGTGGCCGCGGACGCGTTGCGCCTTCCACCCTGGGATCAGAAAGTGAGCGTTCTTTCCGGTGGTGAACGCCGCCGCGTGGCCCTGTGCCGTCTGCTGCTGGCCGGCCCGGACATGCTGCTACTTGATGAGCCTACCAACCACCTGGATGCCGAATCCGTAGCCTGGCTGGAGCGCTTCCTCCACGACTATGAAGGAACCGTGGTCGCCATCACCCACGACCGATACTTCCTCGATAACGTCGCGGGCTGGATCCTGGAACTGGACCGTGGCCAAGGCATTCCGTTTGAAGGCAACTACAGCCAATGGCTGGAAAACAAGGAAAAGCGCCTGGAGATGGAATCCAAGCAGGAAGCCTCTCATCAGAAAGCCATCAAGCAGGAACTGGAGTGGGTGCGCAGCAATGCCAAGGGCCGCCAATCCAAGAGCAAGGCCCGTCTGGCACGCTTTGAGGAGATGAGCTCCCAGGAATTCCAGAAGCGCAACGAAACCAACGAACTCTACATTCCACCCGGACCACGCCTGGGTAACAAGGTGATTGAGGTGGACGGCATCAGCAAGTCCTTCGGTGACCGCCTGCTGTATGAAGGCGTTTCTTTCAGCGTACCGCCGGGCGCCATTGTTGGCATTATCGGTGGTAACGGTGCCGGTAAATCCACCCTGTTCAAGATGATCGCAGGTTTCGACAAGCCGGATTCCGGCGACATTACCGTCGGGGAAACCGTGGAGCTGGCCTATGTGGACCAGATGCGCGATCTGGACGGCAGCAAAACCGTCTGGGAAGAACTCTCCGACGGTAACGACATCATCAAGGTGGGCAACTACGAGACGCCCTCCCGGGCCTACGTTGGCCGTTTCAACTTCAAGGGCAGCGACCAGCAGAAGCGGGTTGGAGACCTGTCCGGTGGTGAACGCAATCGCCTGCACCTGGCCAAACTTCTGAAACAGGGCGGCAACGTGCTGCTGCTGGATGAGCCGACCAACGATCTCGACGTGGAAACCCTCCGCGCCCTGGAGGAAGCCCTGCTGAACTTCCCGGGCTCTGCCCTGGTGATCTCACACGATCGCTGGTTCCTCGACCGTGTGGCCAGCCATATCCTGGCGTTCGAAGATGATGGCGAGGTGGTGTACTTCGAAGGTAACTTCACCGAGTACGACGAGGACTTCAAGAAGCGCAAGGGTGATTCGGCGATGCAGCCGCAGCGCATGAAGTACAAAAAGCTGGCCTGATGGCGAAAACCAGAACCGCCTACGTCTGCACCGAATGCGGTGCAGACTATTCCAAATGGCAGGGCCAGTGCACGGCCTGCCAGGCCTGGAACACTATCAGTGAAGTCCGCGGCGTCAGTAGCAACAGCAAAGGCGCCCGCGGTGCCCGCTTTGAGGGATTTGCCGGCAGCTTGTCCGAGGTCCAGAGCCTGGATGACGTCAGCCTGGCAGAGCAGCCACGCATCAGTTCCGGCATGCAGGAGTTCGATCGGGTCCTGGGCGGTGGCCTGGTCGAAGGCTCTGCCGTGCTTATGGGCGGCCACCCGGGCGCCGGCAAGAGCACACTTCTGCTCCAGGCCGTCTGCCATCTTGCTGCCAGCGTGCCTGCTTTGTATGTCACCGGTGAAGAATCCCTTCAACAGGTTGCCATGCGCGCCAAACGGCTGGGCCTGCCGACCAAAGACCTGAAGATGCTGTCCGAAACCAGTGTCGAGCGCGTCATGCAGGTGGCCGAGGCGGAAAAACCCCGGATTCTGGTGGTAGACAGTATTCAGGTGATGCACATGGCGGATATCGAGTCCGCCCCGGGCAGTGTCTCCCAGGTACGCGAAAGCGCAGCCTACCTGACCCGTTTCGCCAAGCAGACGGGCACCATCCTGTTCCTGGTCGGCCACGTCACCAAAGACGGCAGCCTGGCCGGACCGAAAGTCCTGGAACACATGATCGACTGTTCGATTCTGCTGGAAGGCTCCAGCGACAGCCGTTATCGAACCCTGCGCGGCATCAAGAACCGTTTTGGTGCGGTGAATGAGCTGGGCGTCTTCGCCATGCTGGAACAGGGACTCAAGGAAGTGAAAAACCCCAGCGCGATTTTCCTGAACCGCGGCGAAGACGCGGCCCCGGGAAGCGTGGTGATGGTCGTCTGGGAAGGCACTCGCCCGATGCTGGTGGAAATCCAGGCTCTGGTGGACATGGCGCAGGGCGGTTACCCGAGACGGGTAGCCGTTGGCCTTGATCAGAACCGCCTGGCCATGCTCCTTGCCGTATTGCACCGCCACGGCGGCATGCATGTGTCCGACCAGGACGTGTTCGTGAACGTGGTTGGTGGCGTAAAGGTAAACGAAACCAGCGCCGACCTTGCACTGCTGGCCGCCATTGTCTCCTCCTTCCGCGACCGCGCCCTACCCCAGGACCTGGTGATCTTCGGCGAAGTTGGCCTCTCAGGGGAAATCCGCCCGGTTCCCAGCGGCCAGGAGCGCATCTATGAAGCCGCCAAACACGGCTTCACCCGGGCCCTGGTGCCGAAATCCAATGCCCCGCGCAAGGCCATCGACGGCATGAAAGTGATTCCAGTGACTAAACTGAGTGACGCTCTTACTGCTCTGGAAGAGCTTTAAGCCTGCCATCTTCGAAGTCAACCTGCCCTACACGCAGTGGTGCCGGCGGCCGGCTAAAAAAGTTCTAATCAATGAGGTGGGCAAACTCTCGTTCGAGCAACGCCTGATCTCCCAGGTTCAGTTCCACTAGGCGTTTGAGGTGGGTTGCGCTGTCCAGGTCAATGTACTGGCATTTAAAACCGAGCCTGTGCGGCTCTATGTGCCTGAGCTCCACCGCCATCACAATACCCGCCTCATGATCATTCAGGTGAACAATCACTTCACAGGGCTGCTTTAGCGGCACATCCCACCCTTCCGGCCGCTTCACCAGCACGCCTTTCAAGGAAATATCCAGCACCTCGGTCTTCCAGACAGACTCCTGGCAGTGAAGCTCGCAGGGCGCGTCGAATTCGATCCGGTGGAACCGGCGTTTTTCGGGATTCTTGGTGGGCAAGCGGTTACTCCTGTTTACCAGTCATGTTTTAACTGACTATAGACCGGACAAAAGAATGCATCCAGAGGAGTTTTGGATTGTGCTGAGTTTGTCGGGTTACGGCACCCTATGCGCGCCTAACCCGACCTACCGTGGTGCAGAATTAGCGGTGATATTCCGGGCTGAGTTCAACCACGGCCTCAATGAACGCCTTGGCATGCTCCGGATCCACATCCGGCGTAATGCCGTGACCAAGATTGAAGATATGGCCAGGACCGGAACCAAAGCGCCGCAGGATATCTGCCACTTCCTGGCGAATCCGCTCAGGCGGCGCATACAGCATGGCCGGATCCATGTTGCCCTGGAGGGCCACCCGGTCGCCTATGCGGGCGCGGGCGTCGCCGATATCGGTGGTCCAGTCCAGCCCAACGGCATCCGCACCGGAATCGGCAATGGATTCCAGCCACTGGCCGCCGTTCTTGGTAAACAAAATCACCGGTATGCGGCGACCATCATTTTCGCGAATCAGGCCATCGACGATCTTCTTCATATAACGAAGCGAAAATTCTTCATACGCCCAGCTGCTTAAAACCCCACCCCAGGTATCGAAAATCTGTACGGCCTGGGCACCTGCCTTGATCTGGCCGTTGAGGTAATCAATAACCGCATCCGCCAGATGGTCCAGCAAGCGGTGCATAACTTCAGGCTGGCCATACATGAGCTTCTTGGCCTCCCGGAAATCCTTGGACGAGCCACCTTCAATCATGTACGTCGCAAGAGTCCACGGGCTTCCGGAGAAGCCGATCAGGGGAACGCTGCCGCTCAGGGCTCCGCGGATGGTAGAAACCGCGTTCATGACGTAGTCCAGATCCACTTCAGCGCTGATTTTCGGCAAAGCCGCAACATCGGCTTCGGAGCGGATCGTATTCCGGAATTTCGGTCCCTCACCCGTTTCGAAGTACAGGCCCAGGCCCAATGCATCCGGAATGGTCAGGATGTCTGAAAACAGGATGGCCGCATCCAGCGGGAAGCGCTCCAGGGGCTGCAGAGTCACTTCGCAGGCCAACGGTGAGTTCTTGCACAGGCTGAGAAAATCCCCGGCCTTCGCCCTTGTCGCACGGTATTCCGGCAGGTACCGCCCTGCCTGTCGCATCATCCAAACCGGTGTGCGGTCCACGGGCTGGCGCATCAGGGCGCGCAGGAAACGGTCATTCTTCAGCTCGGTCATAGGAAATCCAGCGTGTTCTGTACAAAGGGGAAAATTGAATGGGGAGCCATAATACCCGGTTTGCGGGAATAAAAAAGGGCGGCTTTCCCTTAGGAAACCGCCCCCTGATCAGGATCAAACCTGCAATCAGATATCCAGGTAATCCATGATACCTTCGGCAGCCTGACGGCCTTCCCAGATAGCGGTTACGACCAGATCCGAACCGCGGACCATGTCCCCGCCCGCAAAGATTTTCTCGTTGCTGGTCTGGAACATGAACTCGGACCCTTCCGGAGCGGTTACCCGGCCCGAATCGTCGGTGTTCACCTTCAGCTCATCAAACCAGTCGGCCGGGCTCGGACGAAAACCGAAAGCCACCAGAACGGCGTCGGCAGGAATAACTTCCTCACTGCCAGGAACCACTTCCGGGCGGCGACGACCATTTTCATCAGGATCGCCCAGCCGGGTCTGAACCACCTTCACACCTTCAACCCGGTCTTCGCCAAGGATGGCAATAGGCTGACGGTTGAAGAGGAACTTAACGCCCTCTTCCTTGGCGTTGGCCACTTCCTTCCGGGAGCCCGGCATGTTGGCCTCGTCACGGCGGTAGGCACAGGTAACACTTTCAGCCTGCTGACGGATCGAAGTCCGGTTGCAGTCCATAGCCGTATCACCACCGCCCAGCACAACGACACGCTTACCCTTCATGTCGATGAAGTCGGCCTCGTCTTTTTCGTAGCCCAGCCGACGGTTGACGTTGGAAACCAGGAACGGCAGGGCGTCATAGACGCCTGGCAGGTTTTCACCCGGGAAACCGCCCTTCATGTAGGTATAGGTGCCCATGCCCATAAAGACGGCATCGTATTCGTCGATGATCTCCTGAAGCTGAACGTCTTTGCCAACCTCGGTAGACAACCGGAATTCCACGCCCATTTCCTCGAACACCTTGCGACGACGGGTCATGACGGACTTTTCCAGCTTGAACTCCGGAATACCAAAGGTCAGGAGGCCGCCGATTTCCGGATAGATATCGAACACGACCGGTTTGACGCCGTTGCGAACCAGGACATCAGCGCATCCCAGACCAGCAGGACCCGCGCCGATCACTGCAACCTTCTTATCAGTCCACTTCACTGCGGACATATCCGGTTTCCAGCCCAGGGCGAAAGCAGTGTCAGTAATGTATTTCTCGACAGACCCGATGGTGACCGCACCATAGCCGTCATTCAGGGTGCATGCACCCTCGCATAGACGATCCTGTGGACAGACCCGGCCGCAGACTTCAGGCAGGGAGTTGGTCTGGTGACACAACTCAACGGCACGCATGATGTTGCCTTCGGAAACCAGCTTGAGCCAGTTCGGGATGTAGTTGTGTACCGGGCACTTCCACTCGCAATACGGGTTACCACATTCAAGACAGCGGTGGGACTGGGACGCCGCGTTGTCCGCTGTGAAGGGGTGATAAATTTCACCAAACTCTTTCTTCCGCTTCTTGGCCGGGACCTTCTTCGGGTCGACACGTCCAACCTCGACAAACTGGAAGTCGTTACTCAGTCGTTCTTTCATCAGGATGCTCTCATCAACTCAATTTCGACAAGGGCGGCAGCCAGGCTGCACACCCCAAACCCTCTCAGCCTCTTATTCCGGACGTGCCCGGGTACTAGCCAGCAGGCTACGCAGGTTGGCAGCCTTCGGTTTCACCAGCCAGAAACGGCCAATGTAGTCGTCGAAATTCTCAAGAATGTGCTCAGCCCACTCACTGGCGGTTTCCGAAATATGCTCCCGAATAACGCCGCGCAGATGGTTACGGTAGGACTCCATGTCTTCGCTGGAAATCCGCTGAATCTCGACCAGCTCGTGGTTGTACTTGTCCACGAAGGTATTGTTGAGATCCATCACATAGGCAAAGCCACCGGTCATACCAGCGCCGAAATTGTGCCCCGTTGAGCCAAGAACTGTCACCAGACCACCCGTCATGTACTCACAACAGTGGTCACCCGCGCCTTCCACAACCGCATGGGCGCCGGAGTTACGGACCGCAAATCGTTCACCTGCCGTTCCTGCCGCGAAGAGCTTGCCGCCCGTCGCACCGTAAAGGCAAGTGTTGCCAACAATGGAGGTTTCCTGAGTCTTGAAAGCGCTGCCGCGGGGCGGCTTCACCACCAGCTTGCCACCGGTCATGCCCTTACCGACGTAGTCGTTGGCATCCCCTTCAAGGATCAGGTTGAGACCACCCACGTTCCAGACACCAAAGCTCTGGCCGGCGGTACCGGTCAGATCCAGGGTGATCGGTGCATCGACCATTCCCTGGTTACCATGGATCTGGGCAATTTCGCCAGAAAGGCGGGCACCGATGGAGCGGTCGCAGTTGGTTACCCGATAGGACCAGGCACCACCACTCTTTTCCTTGATCGCCGCAGCTGTATCCTGAACCATCTGTTCCGCGAGCTTACCCTCGTCGAACGGGTAATTCCGTTCCACCTGACAGGTCTGCGGCTTGTCCGCGGGAATATGGTCGTTGGACAGCAGGCGACGGAGATCCAACTTCTTCTGGCGCTCGGTATCGCCCGGCAAGCGCTCCAGCAGATCAACGCGGCCGACCAGTTCTTCAAGGCTGCGCACGCCCAGCTTCGCCATCCACTCACGGGTTTCTTCAGCCACGAAGCGGAAGAAATTCATGGCCATTTCCACCGTGCCCTTGAAATGCTCTTCTCGGAGGTGGTCATTCTGCGTCGCGACACCGGTCGCGCAGTTATTCAGGTGGCAGATACGGAGGTATTTGCAGCCCAGCGCCACCATCGGCGTGGTACCGAAACCAAAACTCTCGGCACCCAGCATCGCGCCTTTCA contains:
- the radA gene encoding DNA repair protein RadA, which produces MAKTRTAYVCTECGADYSKWQGQCTACQAWNTISEVRGVSSNSKGARGARFEGFAGSLSEVQSLDDVSLAEQPRISSGMQEFDRVLGGGLVEGSAVLMGGHPGAGKSTLLLQAVCHLAASVPALYVTGEESLQQVAMRAKRLGLPTKDLKMLSETSVERVMQVAEAEKPRILVVDSIQVMHMADIESAPGSVSQVRESAAYLTRFAKQTGTILFLVGHVTKDGSLAGPKVLEHMIDCSILLEGSSDSRYRTLRGIKNRFGAVNELGVFAMLEQGLKEVKNPSAIFLNRGEDAAPGSVVMVVWEGTRPMLVEIQALVDMAQGGYPRRVAVGLDQNRLAMLLAVLHRHGGMHVSDQDVFVNVVGGVKVNETSADLALLAAIVSSFRDRALPQDLVIFGEVGLSGEIRPVPSGQERIYEAAKHGFTRALVPKSNAPRKAIDGMKVIPVTKLSDALTALEEL
- the hemE gene encoding uroporphyrinogen decarboxylase — protein: MTELKNDRFLRALMRQPVDRTPVWMMRQAGRYLPEYRATRAKAGDFLSLCKNSPLACEVTLQPLERFPLDAAILFSDILTIPDALGLGLYFETGEGPKFRNTIRSEADVAALPKISAEVDLDYVMNAVSTIRGALSGSVPLIGFSGSPWTLATYMIEGGSSKDFREAKKLMYGQPEVMHRLLDHLADAVIDYLNGQIKAGAQAVQIFDTWGGVLSSWAYEEFSLRYMKKIVDGLIRENDGRRIPVILFTKNGGQWLESIADSGADAVGLDWTTDIGDARARIGDRVALQGNMDPAMLYAPPERIRQEVADILRRFGSGPGHIFNLGHGITPDVDPEHAKAFIEAVVELSPEYHR
- the ettA gene encoding energy-dependent translational throttle protein EttA; its protein translation is MAQYVYTMNRVGKVVPPKREILKDISLSFFPGAKIGVLGLNGAGKSTLLRIMAGVDQDYIGEARPQPGINVGYLPQEPELDEEKTVKEIVDEAVSGVHDALAELDQVYAAYAEPDADFDALAKKQGELEAYIQATDGHDIERKMEVAADALRLPPWDQKVSVLSGGERRRVALCRLLLAGPDMLLLDEPTNHLDAESVAWLERFLHDYEGTVVAITHDRYFLDNVAGWILELDRGQGIPFEGNYSQWLENKEKRLEMESKQEASHQKAIKQELEWVRSNAKGRQSKSKARLARFEEMSSQEFQKRNETNELYIPPGPRLGNKVIEVDGISKSFGDRLLYEGVSFSVPPGAIVGIIGGNGAGKSTLFKMIAGFDKPDSGDITVGETVELAYVDQMRDLDGSKTVWEELSDGNDIIKVGNYETPSRAYVGRFNFKGSDQQKRVGDLSGGERNRLHLAKLLKQGGNVLLLDEPTNDLDVETLRALEEALLNFPGSALVISHDRWFLDRVASHILAFEDDGEVVYFEGNFTEYDEDFKKRKGDSAMQPQRMKYKKLA
- a CDS encoding PilZ domain-containing protein, which produces MPTKNPEKRRFHRIEFDAPCELHCQESVWKTEVLDISLKGVLVKRPEGWDVPLKQPCEVIVHLNDHEAGIVMAVELRHIEPHRLGFKCQYIDLDSATHLKRLVELNLGDQALLEREFAHLID
- a CDS encoding FAD-dependent oxidoreductase; the encoded protein is MKERLSNDFQFVEVGRVDPKKVPAKKRKKEFGEIYHPFTADNAASQSHRCLECGNPYCEWKCPVHNYIPNWLKLVSEGNIMRAVELCHQTNSLPEVCGRVCPQDRLCEGACTLNDGYGAVTIGSVEKYITDTAFALGWKPDMSAVKWTDKKVAVIGAGPAGLGCADVLVRNGVKPVVFDIYPEIGGLLTFGIPEFKLEKSVMTRRRKVFEEMGVEFRLSTEVGKDVQLQEIIDEYDAVFMGMGTYTYMKGGFPGENLPGVYDALPFLVSNVNRRLGYEKDEADFIDMKGKRVVVLGGGDTAMDCNRTSIRQQAESVTCAYRRDEANMPGSRKEVANAKEEGVKFLFNRQPIAILGEDRVEGVKVVQTRLGDPDENGRRRPEVVPGSEEVIPADAVLVAFGFRPSPADWFDELKVNTDDSGRVTAPEGSEFMFQTSNEKIFAGGDMVRGSDLVVTAIWEGRQAAEGIMDYLDI